The Populus trichocarpa isolate Nisqually-1 chromosome 2, P.trichocarpa_v4.1, whole genome shotgun sequence genome has a window encoding:
- the LOC7472681 gene encoding D-3-phosphoglycerate dehydrogenase 3, chloroplastic — MVTTSSLNLVFTPTKPTSLSWKHSFPSPFTTANCTRRQDRKAYRFVVFATVLADPKPTVLVAEKLGKAGLELLKTFANVDCSYNLSPEELCTKISLCDALIVRSGTKVTREVFERSGGRLKVVGRAGVGIDNVDLSAATEHGCLVVNAPTANTIAAAEHGIALLTAMARNIAQADASLKAGKWQRSKYVGVSLVGKTLAVIGFGKVGSEVARRAKGLGMHVIAHDPYAPADRARAIGVDLLTFEEAISIADFISLHMPLTPATSKIFNDQAFSRMKKGVRIVNVARGGVIDEEALVRALDSGIVAQAALDVFTEEPPPKDSRLVLHENVTVTPHLGASTTEAQEGVAIEVAEAVIGALKGELAATAVNAPMVTAEVLTELAPFVTLSEKLGRLAAQLVAGGSGVQSVKVTYASARGPDDLDTRLLRAMITKGLIEPIASVYINLVNADFTAKQRGLRIIEERFLLDGSPENPLEFIQVQIANVESKFATAISDSGEIKVEGRVKDGKPHLTKVGSFGVDVSMEGSLVLCRQVDQPGMIGSVGNILGEENVNVNFMSVGRIAPRKQAVMIIGVDEEPSKEALKRIGEIPAVEEFVFLKL; from the exons CTGACCCCAAGCCCACAGTTCTCGTCGCCGAAAAACTCGGAAAAGCTGGTCTCGAGCTACTAAAGACATTTGCGAATGTTGACTGCTCTTACAACCTCAGCCCTGAGGAGTTATGTACTAAGATTTCACTTTGTGATGCGTTGATTGTGAGAAGTGGGACTAAGGTCACCCGCGAGGTTTTTGAACGTTCAGGCGGCAGACTTAAGGTTGTGGGTCGGGCTGGCGTTGGTATTGATAATGTTGACTTGTCGGCTGCCACGGAACATGGGTGTTTGGTGGTTAACGCGCCGACGGCTAATACGATTGCGGCTGCTGAGCATGGGATTGCTTTGCTTACCGCTATGGCTAGGAATATTGCTCAAGCTGATGCCTCTCTTAAAGCCg GCAAGTGGCAAAGAAGCAAATATGTCGGGGTTTCACTTGTGGGGAAGACGCTTGCTGTCATAGGGTTTGGAAAGGTTGGTTCAGAGGTTGCTCGGCGTGCCAAAGGTCTTGGCATGCATGTGATTGCACATGATCCTTATGCCCCTGCAGACCGTGCCCGCGCTATAGGTGTGGATTTGTTGACTTTCGAAGAAGCTATATCGATAGCAGATTTCATCTCCCTACACATGCCTCTTACCCCTGCTACATCAAAAATCTTCAACGATCAGGCTTTCTCCCGGATGAAGAAAGGAGTTAGAATTGTCAACGTTGCTCGTGGAGGAGTGATCGACGAGGAAGCTCTAGTTAGAGCTCTGGATTCTGGGATTGTTGCTCAG GCAGCACTTGATGTCTTTACAGAAGAGCCCCCTCCAAAAGACAGCAGGTTGGTGCTGCATGAAAACGTGACAGTGACTCCTCATCTTGGTGCTAGCACTACAGAAGCTCAA GAAGGTGTAGCCATTGAAGTAGCGGAAGCTGTTATTGGAGCTTTAAAAGGGGAGCTTGCTGCAACTGCGGTAAACGCGCCAATGGTTACTGCTGAG GTTCTAACAGAACTTGCACCGTTTGTCACTCTGTCAGAAAAGCTTGGCAGACTGGCAGCGCAACTGGTTGCCGGTGGAAGTGGTGTACAATCAGTAAAGGTGACTTATGCTTCTGCCAGAGGTCCGGATGATCTCGACACTCGGCTTCTTCGTGCAATGATTACCAAGGGTCTGATTGAGCCTATCGCCAGTGTTTATATTAACTTGGTAAATGCTGACTTTACTGCTAAGCAGAGAGGACTGAGGATAATAGAAGAGCGCTTTCTGTTGGATGGTTCACCTGAGAATCCACTTGAGTTCATCCAGGTCCAAATTGCCAATGTGGAATCTAAATTTGCCACTGCAATTTCTGACTCTGGTGAGATTAAAGTCGAGGGAAGAGTGAAAGACGGGAAGCCCCACCTCACCAAGGTAGGTTCATTTGGTGTTGATGTGAGCATGGAAGGCAGTCTCGTACTTTGCAGGCAGGTAGATCAACCAGGTATGATTGGCAGTGTGGGGAATATCCTTGGTGAGGAGAATGTAAATGTGAATTTCATGAGCGTTGGCAGGATCGCTCCACGAAAACAAGCAGTAATGATCATTGGTGTGGACGAGGAACCTAGCAAGGAAGCGCTAAAGAGGATCGGGGAGATACCAGCAGTTGAAGAATTTGTGTTTCTTAAGTTGTAG